The Merismopedia glauca CCAP 1448/3 genome contains a region encoding:
- a CDS encoding GIY-YIG nuclease family protein, producing MTYIEIQAREILDFLVHLPFSECVPISRDFPTLTTKPGIYAIRHRSEGLLYVGKAQDIKERFRGGHKAITWSWLEDYNHRDVAIAVYEINFRQWQRLSSDLEGIILIWSKPPFNIRIPMRDGS from the coding sequence CGAAATACAAGCCCGTGAAATCCTGGATTTTCTAGTACATTTGCCTTTTTCCGAATGCGTTCCTATTAGCCGAGATTTTCCTACTTTAACAACTAAACCTGGCATTTATGCAATTCGTCATCGATCGGAAGGATTGCTGTATGTTGGCAAAGCACAAGATATTAAAGAACGTTTTCGAGGGGGTCATAAAGCTATTACTTGGTCTTGGTTAGAAGACTACAACCATCGCGATGTGGCGATCGCCGTCTATGAAATCAACTTTCGGCAGTGGCAGAGATTATCATCAGATTTAGAAGGTATTATTCTGATTTGGAGTAAGCCTCCGTTCAATATCCGTATACCCATGAGAGATGGATCGTGA